One part of the Bacillus sp. FJAT-27916 genome encodes these proteins:
- a CDS encoding amino acid ABC transporter permease, which yields MLALDFSILVDHLDMYLEGFIGTIRISLLTLVGSFLLGTFIAVMRIAPLKPLNWLGTAYVEFVRNIPLLIIAFMFYFGAGLPGFLAGSLALTVYTAAFIAEAIRAGILSIDKGQMEAARSSGLTYGQAMRLIILPQAIKIVIPPLGNQFINLVKNTSILAVIAGGELMYQADLISLATYVVFDVYIFVAVFYLILTIPLSLGVGYLEKRLAKSY from the coding sequence ATGCTAGCACTTGATTTTTCTATTCTTGTCGATCATCTGGATATGTATCTTGAAGGGTTTATCGGAACGATTCGCATCAGCTTGCTTACTCTCGTAGGGAGCTTCCTTCTCGGAACGTTCATTGCTGTAATGAGAATTGCGCCTCTAAAACCATTGAATTGGTTGGGGACAGCGTATGTGGAGTTTGTCCGTAATATTCCATTATTAATTATCGCTTTTATGTTTTATTTTGGAGCTGGCCTGCCAGGTTTCCTTGCGGGTTCTCTAGCTTTGACTGTTTATACGGCGGCCTTTATTGCTGAGGCTATCCGGGCGGGCATCTTATCGATTGATAAAGGACAAATGGAGGCGGCGCGTTCGTCAGGATTGACCTATGGTCAGGCGATGCGTCTCATCATTCTTCCTCAGGCCATCAAAATCGTGATTCCGCCTTTAGGCAACCAATTTATTAATCTTGTGAAGAATACCTCTATCCTGGCTGTTATTGCCGGTGGAGAACTGATGTATCAAGCGGATTTGATTTCGCTTGCGACCTATGTGGTCTTTGATGTTTATATCTTTGTTGCAGTTTTTTATTTGATACTTACAATCCCGCTCAGCCTTGGTGTTGGTTATTTGGAAAAACGCCTGGCAAAGAGTTATTAA
- a CDS encoding amino acid ABC transporter permease: protein MDFAGAYSPDNLAFLVDGFLVTLKIAAISIVLSFLIGGIIGILRFAKIPVVSPVLAVLVETIRNLPLILIIFFVYFGLQDPKVGLEMSISTAAILALTIFESAMLSEVIRSGLNSIPKGQVEAARSSGMSYIQTLWHIILPQALRNMVPPIVSQFISLLKDTSLAVIIALPELTHHGQVIYAQNINYVWPVLILIALMYFIVNYGLSLVARRLEVRKS from the coding sequence ATGGATTTTGCAGGTGCCTATTCGCCTGATAACCTTGCCTTTTTAGTAGACGGTTTTCTCGTAACCTTGAAGATTGCCGCGATATCCATTGTTTTGAGCTTCCTTATTGGAGGCATAATTGGTATTCTGCGGTTTGCAAAGATACCGGTTGTATCCCCTGTACTTGCTGTACTTGTCGAAACAATCCGGAATTTACCGCTAATTTTGATCATCTTCTTTGTATACTTTGGACTGCAAGACCCGAAAGTCGGGCTCGAGATGAGCATTTCAACAGCTGCAATTCTGGCACTGACAATCTTTGAATCCGCGATGCTTTCAGAGGTCATTCGCAGCGGACTGAACTCCATTCCAAAGGGACAGGTGGAAGCGGCGCGCTCATCTGGCATGAGTTATATTCAAACACTTTGGCATATCATCCTGCCTCAAGCTCTGCGAAATATGGTTCCGCCAATCGTGAGTCAGTTTATCTCGCTTTTAAAGGATACATCCTTGGCGGTTATTATCGCTTTACCGGAATTGACACATCATGGTCAGGTCATTTATGCGCAGAACATCAATTATGTTTGGCCGGTTCTGATCTTGATTGCTCTTATGTATTTTATCGTCAATTACGGGTTATCCCTTGTTGCGAGAAGGCTTGAGGTCAGAAAATCATAA
- the murB gene encoding UDP-N-acetylmuramate dehydrogenase, translated as MEKQTIYEKLQRLIPKEHIKQDEPLNQYTFTKTGGKADFLVLPSTYEEVQSCILFSRENSIPLTILGNGSNLIIRDGGIRGIVLILSHMERIEMKDGLIVAQSGATIINVSRFALEQSVTGLEFACGIPGSVGGAVYMNAGAYDGDISQVIDSAVVLTDEGELLTLTNEEMELTYRSSLIAKRGYIVLEARFAAKKGDPAAIKARMDELTFLRESKQPLEYPSCGSVFKRPPGYFAGKLIQDSNLQGVSIGGAQVSTKHAGFIINTGNATATDYLNLIKHVQKTVKENFGVDLETEVKIIGEE; from the coding sequence ATGGAAAAGCAAACAATATACGAAAAATTGCAACGCCTGATCCCAAAAGAGCATATTAAGCAAGATGAACCATTAAACCAATATACGTTCACGAAAACGGGAGGAAAAGCCGATTTCCTCGTCCTTCCTTCTACGTATGAAGAAGTACAGAGTTGTATTTTGTTCTCCCGTGAGAATTCTATCCCATTGACGATTCTTGGAAATGGTTCGAATCTCATTATCCGTGATGGCGGTATTAGAGGAATCGTCCTTATTTTGAGTCATATGGAACGGATTGAAATGAAGGACGGTCTTATTGTGGCTCAAAGCGGCGCGACAATTATCAATGTGTCCCGCTTTGCGTTAGAGCAAAGTGTGACCGGACTTGAGTTCGCATGCGGCATCCCAGGCTCTGTAGGAGGAGCAGTTTATATGAATGCAGGTGCCTACGACGGGGATATTTCTCAAGTAATTGACTCTGCTGTTGTTCTGACTGATGAAGGAGAATTATTGACATTAACGAATGAAGAAATGGAATTAACGTATCGCAGCAGCTTGATTGCCAAGAGGGGGTACATCGTTTTAGAAGCAAGATTTGCTGCTAAGAAAGGCGATCCTGCAGCCATTAAGGCACGAATGGATGAATTGACCTTCCTGCGGGAGTCTAAGCAGCCTCTTGAATATCCATCCTGTGGAAGTGTATTCAAGCGTCCGCCTGGGTATTTCGCCGGGAAGCTCATTCAAGATAGCAATCTGCAGGGAGTATCGATTGGCGGAGCACAGGTATCAACGAAGCATGCTGGGTTTATTATTAATACGGGTAATGCAACCGCAACTGATTATTTGAACTTGATCAAGCATGTTCAAAAGACGGTCAAAGAGAATTTTGGCGTTGATTTAGAAACAGAAGTGAAGATTATTGGTGAAGAGTAA
- a CDS encoding quaternary amine ABC transporter ATP-binding protein, protein MLDAKVSIKGVWKVFGKSPQQAIKLSLQGRTKKEILKETGSTIGVHKADLDIYEGEVFVVMGLSGSGKSTLIRMINRLISPTDGEILIDGQNIVTMSPKELREIRRNKISMVFQNFALFPHKTILENTKFGLEIKGIAEEEQTEKAMQALKAVGLQGYEEQFPNQLSGGMQQRVGLARALASDTDILLMDEAFSALDPMIRKNMQDELLEIQENYKKTIIFITHDLDEALRIGDRIALMRDGRIIQVGTPEEIMMNPANDYVERFVEDVNLSRVLTAASVMKRAERIFVDRGPRVALQTMKDNGYSHIFVVDRSFKLVGALSADQASRAAAEQLSIEDVMTKDVPAVYEDTVIADLLDEMANASMPLAVINEDRKLRGVLIRGVIIGALAGNRDNLLEKEGVE, encoded by the coding sequence ATGTTGGACGCAAAGGTTAGCATAAAAGGTGTTTGGAAAGTGTTTGGAAAGTCCCCGCAGCAGGCAATAAAATTATCGCTGCAGGGAAGGACGAAAAAAGAAATCTTAAAGGAAACAGGAAGTACGATTGGCGTACATAAGGCAGATTTAGATATTTATGAGGGTGAAGTCTTTGTCGTTATGGGTTTATCTGGGAGCGGCAAGTCTACGCTTATTCGAATGATTAATCGGCTGATTTCCCCGACTGATGGAGAGATCTTGATTGATGGCCAAAATATCGTGACGATGTCACCGAAAGAGCTTCGTGAAATTAGGAGGAATAAAATCAGTATGGTATTTCAAAACTTCGCCTTATTCCCCCACAAAACGATTCTTGAAAATACTAAGTTCGGCCTTGAAATTAAAGGAATCGCTGAGGAGGAACAGACCGAAAAGGCGATGCAGGCGCTTAAGGCTGTCGGTCTCCAAGGCTATGAAGAACAATTCCCTAATCAATTGAGTGGTGGCATGCAGCAGCGGGTGGGTCTTGCGAGGGCGCTTGCAAGTGATACAGATATTCTTCTCATGGATGAAGCCTTCAGTGCGCTGGATCCCATGATTCGAAAAAACATGCAGGATGAGCTGCTGGAAATTCAAGAAAACTATAAGAAAACGATTATCTTTATTACCCATGATTTAGATGAAGCGTTGCGAATCGGAGACAGGATTGCTTTAATGAGGGATGGCAGAATCATTCAGGTTGGAACTCCTGAGGAAATTATGATGAATCCGGCCAATGATTATGTCGAACGATTTGTAGAAGACGTGAATTTATCCCGTGTACTCACGGCAGCATCGGTGATGAAGCGGGCAGAACGAATCTTTGTGGATCGCGGACCAAGGGTTGCGCTGCAAACGATGAAGGATAACGGGTATTCCCATATATTTGTCGTCGATCGCAGCTTTAAGCTGGTAGGTGCGCTGTCAGCGGATCAAGCGAGCAGGGCTGCAGCAGAACAGCTTAGTATTGAGGATGTGATGACAAAGGATGTTCCAGCGGTTTATGAGGACACCGTCATCGCTGATCTTCTTGATGAGATGGCCAATGCATCCATGCCGCTTGCGGTAATCAATGAAGATAGAAAACTTCGAGGTGTGCTTATCCGCGGAGTCATCATTGGTGCTCTCGCAGGAAACCGGGACAACCTTCTTGAGAAGGAGGGAGTAGAATGA
- a CDS encoding glycine betaine ABC transporter substrate-binding protein, giving the protein MNIGKIPLAQGVDRVVDWLTDALGPFFNFISTFVQSIIDTSVDVLGFGPPIVLILLLTLLAFYTNKWPLALFTFIGLLLIDNLGYWDAMIQTLALVLASVLITVILGIPLGILASQSKWLRNILMPILDFMQTMPGFVYLIPAILFFGIGVVPGIVASVIFAIAPAIRMTSLGIQEVPKDLIEASDAFGSTRGQKIMKVQLPLAMPTIMAGINQSIMLSLSMVVMASLVGAPGLGAEVYRAVSQIKVGEGFEAGLAIVIIAIILDRISQKLRTPAFESIVKGKWIYSLVIVLFLGGYTVTSLLNAELKGSENASIGAQVDYKIVGIDPGSGVMSRTQEAMDQYGLSDDWTLQEGSSAAMGAELKKAYDRKEPIIITGWTPHWMFGKFDLKYLDDPKGVYGESEDIHTLVRKGLKEDLPGAEKVLNQFYWETSDMESVMKDIEEGMGSKDAAIKWIEANKSKVDQWVNDAEKGNGENITLVYVAWESEVASTNVIAEVLRMQGYEPVLRQVEIGPMYAAIASGKADAMVAAWLPTTSKAYYDKYKEDFVDLGPNLKGTKLGLVVPAYVEIDSIEDLRVE; this is encoded by the coding sequence ATGAACATCGGAAAAATACCGTTGGCGCAAGGTGTCGACCGTGTTGTCGATTGGCTGACAGATGCTCTTGGCCCGTTTTTTAATTTTATTTCCACGTTTGTGCAGAGCATCATTGACACGAGTGTAGATGTACTCGGATTTGGACCGCCGATCGTGCTCATTCTATTATTGACACTGCTTGCTTTTTACACGAATAAATGGCCTCTGGCTTTATTCACGTTCATAGGACTGCTGCTGATTGATAATCTAGGATATTGGGATGCCATGATTCAGACATTGGCCCTTGTTCTGGCCTCTGTTCTGATTACGGTCATACTTGGAATTCCACTTGGAATTTTGGCTTCCCAAAGCAAGTGGTTGAGAAATATCTTAATGCCGATTCTAGATTTCATGCAAACGATGCCTGGCTTTGTCTACTTAATTCCGGCCATCTTGTTCTTTGGGATTGGTGTCGTACCGGGGATTGTAGCCTCTGTTATCTTTGCAATTGCCCCGGCGATTCGCATGACCAGCCTTGGGATTCAGGAGGTTCCAAAGGATTTAATTGAGGCTTCAGATGCTTTTGGTTCCACAAGAGGCCAAAAGATTATGAAGGTGCAGCTGCCGCTCGCAATGCCAACAATCATGGCAGGAATCAACCAAAGTATTATGCTGTCATTATCAATGGTCGTCATGGCTTCTTTGGTAGGAGCGCCCGGCTTAGGGGCAGAGGTCTATCGCGCTGTTTCCCAGATAAAAGTTGGAGAAGGGTTTGAAGCGGGATTAGCTATTGTTATCATTGCCATCATTCTTGACCGGATTTCTCAGAAGCTTAGAACGCCGGCTTTTGAATCAATCGTTAAAGGCAAGTGGATTTATAGTTTAGTTATTGTTCTCTTTTTGGGCGGCTATACGGTAACGTCCTTATTGAATGCCGAGCTGAAAGGCTCAGAGAATGCTTCAATTGGCGCCCAGGTTGATTATAAAATCGTGGGCATTGATCCGGGCTCAGGGGTTATGTCGAGGACACAGGAAGCAATGGATCAGTATGGACTAAGTGATGATTGGACATTGCAGGAAGGCTCATCGGCGGCGATGGGGGCTGAGCTGAAGAAGGCTTATGATCGGAAGGAGCCAATCATTATCACAGGATGGACACCGCATTGGATGTTCGGTAAGTTTGACTTGAAGTATCTGGATGATCCAAAGGGTGTCTATGGCGAAAGTGAGGACATTCATACATTGGTTCGTAAGGGCTTAAAGGAAGATTTGCCTGGTGCGGAAAAGGTGCTCAATCAATTCTATTGGGAAACCTCTGATATGGAGTCTGTCATGAAGGATATTGAAGAAGGAATGGGCTCCAAGGATGCTGCCATCAAGTGGATTGAGGCTAATAAGAGCAAGGTCGACCAGTGGGTGAATGATGCTGAAAAAGGCAATGGCGAAAATATTACTCTCGTATATGTAGCCTGGGAATCAGAGGTTGCCTCAACGAATGTTATTGCTGAGGTGCTGAGAATGCAAGGCTATGAGCCTGTATTAAGACAGGTGGAGATTGGTCCGATGTATGCGGCTATTGCGAGCGGGAAGGCAGATGCCATGGTTGCCGCATGGCTTCCGACGACCTCGAAGGCGTATTACGATAAATATAAGGAAGACTTTGTCGACTTAGGACCTAACTTGAAGGGGACAAAACTTGGTCTTGTCGTCCCGGCCTA